The Fundidesulfovibrio magnetotacticus genome has a segment encoding these proteins:
- a CDS encoding CBS domain-containing protein yields the protein MLKAKDIMTAQVVTLTPDTSIAEAAQTLLEKRINGCPVVNASGKLVGILCQSDLVAQQKRLSLPTVFTLLDGLVPMTSMADLDREMEKIAAISVSQAMTPDPQTVTPETPVEDVATLMVDRGFHTVPVMEAGRVCGVIGMEDILRTLSARK from the coding sequence ATGCTGAAAGCTAAAGACATCATGACCGCCCAGGTGGTCACCCTCACGCCCGACACCTCCATCGCCGAGGCCGCCCAGACGCTTCTTGAGAAGCGCATCAACGGCTGCCCGGTGGTGAACGCCTCCGGGAAACTCGTGGGCATCCTCTGCCAGTCGGACCTGGTGGCCCAGCAGAAGCGGCTCTCGCTTCCCACGGTGTTCACCCTGCTCGACGGGCTCGTGCCCATGACCTCCATGGCCGACCTGGACCGCGAGATGGAGAAGATCGCCGCCATCAGCGTGTCCCAGGCCATGACCCCCGATCCCCAGACCGTGACCCCCGAGACCCCCGTGGAGGACGTGGCCACCCTCATGGTGGACCGGGGCTTCCACACCGTGCCGGTGATGGAAGCGGGCCGGGTGTGCGGCGTGATCGGCATGGAGGACATTCTGCGCACCCTTTCCGCCAGGAAATAG